The nucleotide sequence AGCACTGGTTTCAGTGGCAAAAACGTAATCACAAGCAGCTATAATACCTACACCGCCACCCACGGCTTTGCCTTGGACGCGACCCACAATGATTTTACAACAGTTGCGCATGGCGTTTAACAAAAGAGCAAATCCTGAGAAAAAATGTGTGCCTTGCTCAGGGGTTTGTACCGCCAAAAGTTCGTCAAAAGAGGCTCCAGCACAAAAAGCGCCATTGCCTTGACTTTGCAAAACGATAACTGAAACTTCCTGATTAGTGCTCAATGTATTGATTTGCTCCGTAAGTTGGTCGAGTAAATTTCTGGGAAACGAATTGCTCGCTGGATGTCCAAAAGTGAGTGTTGCGGTCTTGTTTTGAATGCTTGTCGTTACGATTCCAATTGTTTCTTGCACTGCCATAGGGATTTCTTTGATGTAAAGTTAAAAATATTAGGCTTATGGTTTGTTATTGATAGCCGAATTATTAGAATTTCCTTTTTTGGATGACTTATTATATTATATTTGTGAAACTAATGGGGATGTAGCTCAGTTGGCTAGAGTGCTTGACTGGCAGTCAAGAGGTCGTGGGTTCGAGCCCCATCTTCTCCACTAAGAATAAAATAGTAACCCTTGTAAAGTATAAATTTACAAGGGTTTTTTATTGTAACGAATCATTAAAAAGGAAATTTATTGTTCTAAAGATTGATATTGTACAACTATTTAATTTAAAACCGTTTTATGAAAATGACTAAAATAGTATCCTTTTATTTTGTTTTTTTTCTTATTCTTTTGAATGATCAAAGTCTTTTGGGGCAAATAAAGAATGATACTATAGGGTTGTCAGAACTAATTGTCAAAAGTTTACCTATTCAAAGCTCAATTCAAAATTCGGCTTCATCTATTTCCATCATTTCAAGGGAAGAAATCAAAATGTCTGATGGCATCATTCTTACCCCAGTTCTCAACAAGATTCCAGGAGTATTTATGCAACAAGGCTCGCTGAATACCAATAAAATAAGCATCCGTGCTGTTGGTTCTAGATCGCAATATAGTACCACTCGAATCAAAGCCTATTTTGAAGAAATTCCGCTTACTAGTACTGAGGGAGAAACAACATTAGAAGATATTGATTTAGAAGCAATAGGGAAAATTGAAATTATCAAAGGTCCTAATTCAACTAGTTTTGGAGCAGGGTTAGGAGGGGTAATTAACTTACTGGCGAACACAAGTCCTTCTGATAATTCATTTGTTAAAGCGGGGACGACAGTAGGAAGTTTTGAATTATTGAAACAGACAGTCAGTGCGGGCTATAGCGATAAGAAATCAAGTTTTTATACCAATTATGTTGATTTGCATAATGAAGGTTATAGAGCAAACAGTAGATATGACCGAAAGTCATTGAATCTATTTGGAAAGCACCATATTTCGAAAAAGGATATATTGTCTCTTTTTGCTATTGGAACACGATTGAAAGCTTTTATTCCAAGTTCTATTAGCGAAATGGATTTTAACAATGCTCCTCAAAAAGCAGCAACAACATGGGGAGAGGCTAAAGGATTTGAGTCTTATGACAAATTAGTGATGGGGTTAGGTCACCAACATAATTTTACGGAAAACTGGACTTGGAATTCTAGTATTTCTTCAT is from Flavobacterium sp. NG2 and encodes:
- a CDS encoding enoyl-CoA hydratase/isomerase family protein — protein: MAVQETIGIVTTSIQNKTATLTFGHPASNSFPRNLLDQLTEQINTLSTNQEVSVIVLQSQGNGAFCAGASFDELLAVQTPEQGTHFFSGFALLLNAMRNCCKIIVGRVQGKAVGGGVGIIAACDYVFATETSAIKLSEIAIGIGPFVIEPAVSHKIGKTAMSQLALAPHTWKTAAWANEKGLFSEIFDNQEIVDKNLNSFVEKLASYHPEALYEMKKVLWEGTENWDTLLFERAEISGKLVLSDFTKNALSQFKK